The following are from one region of the Alicyclobacillus fastidiosus genome:
- a CDS encoding amidohydrolase codes for MKRLFEPKYLEIRNQFIGGMGVLVVDGDIVEVGPVAELSAKHLDAERIDWSRFAMLPGTVNSHNHSFQSLIRGIAADEPFLVWRDEALYRYSPCLDEEMIYNGALFAFAEMMLNGVTTVADFFYIHDDGTHNDEAVIQAAKDLGIRFVMARTMYDWPGAPRSYQERIEDAVRRTRDLAIKYQGNPMIAIHPAPHSPHAASPEMIQAGHRLAKELGTPYHIHVAEEMFEVEEILRDHGVRPVHFLDKLGVLDESMIAIHLVWLADDEIALLGERGASLAYCPSSNMFLADGITKIPELLAHGVKVGLGTDGACSNNRISVFEEMRMTSLLQKVRTLDATCMRATQTYAMGTRHAGEILRLPIGNIEPGHRADFVALDLDDLSLHPSSPEVLLSHVVYSMQPTAVKRVVVGGRVVVQDGELQNVSNERVRKAVAAVQERFASVTSKV; via the coding sequence ATGAAGAGACTGTTTGAACCTAAGTATCTGGAGATCCGCAACCAGTTCATAGGTGGTATGGGCGTACTGGTTGTCGACGGTGACATCGTGGAAGTAGGGCCAGTTGCAGAACTGAGCGCAAAGCACCTGGACGCAGAGCGCATCGACTGGAGCCGTTTCGCTATGCTACCAGGCACCGTCAATTCTCACAACCACTCGTTTCAGAGTCTGATCCGCGGCATCGCTGCAGATGAGCCGTTCCTCGTTTGGCGCGACGAGGCACTCTATCGGTACTCTCCGTGTCTAGACGAAGAGATGATTTACAACGGAGCCTTGTTCGCCTTTGCTGAAATGATGCTGAATGGCGTCACGACGGTGGCCGATTTCTTCTACATCCACGACGACGGGACACACAACGACGAAGCGGTCATTCAGGCCGCCAAGGATCTAGGCATTCGCTTCGTCATGGCGCGGACGATGTACGACTGGCCGGGCGCGCCGCGATCGTATCAAGAGCGCATCGAAGATGCTGTGCGCCGTACGCGCGACTTGGCGATCAAGTATCAGGGCAATCCGATGATCGCCATCCATCCCGCGCCACACAGCCCGCATGCTGCATCGCCCGAGATGATTCAAGCGGGCCATCGGTTGGCGAAAGAACTCGGAACGCCATATCACATACACGTCGCTGAAGAGATGTTCGAGGTCGAAGAAATTCTCCGCGATCACGGCGTCCGCCCCGTCCACTTCCTCGACAAGTTGGGGGTGCTAGACGAATCGATGATCGCCATCCACCTCGTCTGGCTCGCGGACGACGAGATTGCACTGCTGGGCGAGCGCGGGGCGTCGCTCGCGTACTGTCCATCGAGCAATATGTTCTTGGCTGACGGCATCACGAAGATCCCGGAGTTGCTTGCACATGGCGTCAAGGTTGGCCTTGGTACGGATGGCGCGTGCAGCAATAATCGGATTAGCGTCTTCGAGGAAATGCGGATGACGTCGCTATTGCAAAAGGTTCGGACGCTCGACGCAACGTGCATGAGGGCGACACAGACCTACGCGATGGGTACGCGCCATGCTGGGGAAATCTTGCGATTGCCCATCGGTAACATTGAACCCGGACACCGGGCGGACTTTGTCGCGCTCGACTTAGACGATCTCTCGCTTCATCCCTCTTCACCGGAAGTGCTCCTGTCCCATGTGGTGTACTCGATGCAACCGACGGCAGTCAAGCGTGTCGTCGTAGGCGGTCGCGTCGTCGTCCAAGACGGCGAGTTGCAGAATGTGTCCAATGAGCGAGTTCGAAAGGCTGTTGCCGCAGTGCAGGAGCGGTTTGCAAGCGTGACGTCGAAAGTGTAA
- a CDS encoding cytosine permease, with translation MAIEQRTIDFIPEHERHGSVKNLFSIWFSANAQITTIVTGALAIELGLNLWWAIVAIVVGNLLGGIFMAYHSAQGPKLGVPQMIQSRAQFGVIGAVLPLVLVIIMYIGFFASSTILGAQALSAALHIPQDASIVIVNALAAILVIVGYDYIHQFEKIVAVLFFLLFLYLTIRMLTEPFPAHLTSPSFSWGPFILVVSIMASWQLTYAPYVADYSRYLPKETSTASAFWWTYAGSVVGSSWMMILGTIAAVIAPKQSEEMVAYFGNLSGHGMAFVTYILIVFGVLAINTLNLYGGFMSVITTVGAFTKLRVTTRARLTFIIVVGIVGTLVSLWGQGNFLDKYSNFILLLLYFMIPWTSINLVDFYLLRKGNYNIDAIMSRDGEYGGVNWIAIVAYVIAVLVQFPFMNTTYHVGFIAKQMNGADIAWIVGLAFAFAIYYFPMRAKLKRSGISQGLGM, from the coding sequence ATGGCGATCGAACAACGGACGATCGATTTTATTCCGGAGCATGAACGGCACGGTAGCGTAAAGAACCTCTTCTCGATTTGGTTTTCCGCGAACGCTCAAATTACAACCATTGTGACAGGTGCACTGGCCATCGAACTTGGTTTGAACCTCTGGTGGGCAATTGTCGCTATCGTAGTCGGCAATCTGTTAGGCGGTATCTTCATGGCCTACCACTCGGCGCAGGGCCCCAAATTGGGGGTCCCGCAAATGATTCAAAGCCGTGCGCAGTTCGGCGTGATCGGGGCAGTGCTACCGCTCGTTCTCGTCATTATCATGTATATTGGTTTTTTCGCGAGCAGCACGATTTTAGGCGCCCAAGCGCTGTCAGCAGCACTGCACATTCCGCAGGATGCCAGTATCGTCATTGTCAATGCACTCGCTGCAATCCTCGTCATCGTCGGCTATGATTACATCCACCAGTTCGAGAAGATTGTCGCGGTATTGTTCTTCCTCTTGTTCTTGTACCTGACCATTCGGATGTTGACGGAGCCTTTCCCAGCGCACCTCACCAGTCCAAGCTTCTCCTGGGGGCCCTTCATCTTGGTGGTCTCGATCATGGCGAGTTGGCAGTTGACCTACGCCCCTTATGTGGCGGACTACTCGCGCTATTTGCCAAAAGAGACGTCCACTGCGTCGGCGTTTTGGTGGACCTACGCGGGATCGGTCGTCGGATCGAGCTGGATGATGATCCTTGGCACGATCGCAGCGGTGATCGCCCCGAAACAGTCTGAGGAAATGGTAGCGTATTTTGGCAACCTTTCCGGGCACGGAATGGCGTTCGTCACCTATATTTTGATTGTGTTCGGAGTTCTCGCCATTAACACCTTGAATCTCTACGGCGGCTTTATGTCGGTGATCACCACAGTCGGCGCATTCACAAAACTTCGCGTGACAACGCGCGCAAGGCTGACATTCATCATCGTTGTCGGAATTGTCGGTACACTGGTCAGCCTCTGGGGACAAGGAAACTTTTTAGACAAGTACTCCAATTTCATCTTGCTCTTGCTTTACTTCATGATTCCGTGGACTTCCATCAACTTGGTAGACTTTTACCTGTTGCGCAAAGGAAACTACAATATTGACGCTATCATGTCCCGAGATGGCGAGTACGGCGGTGTGAACTGGATCGCCATTGTCGCGTATGTCATCGCAGTATTGGTGCAGTTCCCGTTCATGAATACAACCTACCATGTCGGATTTATCGCCAAGCAGATGAATGGCGCTGACATCGCGTGGATTGTCGGACTGGCGTTCGCGTTCGCAATTTATTATTTCCCAATGCGCGCGAAGCTGAAAAGGTCAGGCATCAGTCAGGGGCTAGGCATGTAG
- a CDS encoding fumarylacetoacetate hydrolase family protein, whose translation MKFVTFQDRTGTALGLIQDHVIVNLSAVLQYLREHNLASEMIQDLPDLHSVPDLVDAGDTGLEFVQFVLKHEELLDSVPTCSLRDTTLLPPMLKPRKNIFCLGKNYVKHALEFEGTDDQTKAVPKHPIIFSKTPTTVIGPNEPINSHRDVTNALDYEAEIGVVMGKTGTSIQPENALDHIFGFVLMNDVTARDLQAVHSQWLRGKSLDTFCPMGPYVLHKSAVEDITQIEIGCRVNGEVRQHNVSGNMIFDIPTTVAVLSNGMTLEAGDIIATGTPEGVGIGFNPPKYLAPGDEVTIFSAQLGELINVVS comes from the coding sequence ATGAAGTTTGTTACATTCCAAGATCGAACGGGTACGGCGCTCGGACTTATTCAAGACCATGTAATCGTCAACCTAAGTGCAGTTCTTCAATACCTCAGAGAACACAATTTAGCATCTGAAATGATTCAAGATTTGCCTGATCTGCATAGTGTTCCGGATTTAGTAGACGCCGGTGACACTGGTCTGGAATTTGTTCAATTCGTCTTGAAACATGAAGAACTATTGGACTCCGTACCCACATGCTCGTTGCGTGATACGACCCTGCTCCCACCCATGCTCAAGCCACGCAAAAATATCTTTTGCCTGGGGAAGAATTATGTCAAACATGCACTTGAATTTGAAGGAACCGACGATCAGACGAAAGCCGTTCCAAAACACCCAATTATCTTTAGCAAGACCCCGACAACCGTGATCGGTCCGAACGAGCCAATCAACAGCCACCGCGACGTCACAAATGCACTGGACTACGAGGCGGAAATTGGCGTCGTGATGGGCAAAACAGGCACGTCAATTCAGCCGGAAAACGCATTAGACCACATTTTCGGGTTTGTTCTGATGAATGATGTCACAGCAAGAGATTTGCAGGCTGTACACAGCCAATGGTTGCGAGGCAAGAGTCTGGATACATTCTGTCCGATGGGCCCTTATGTCCTCCATAAAAGTGCAGTTGAAGATATTACTCAAATTGAAATCGGTTGCCGAGTTAACGGCGAAGTGCGACAACACAACGTTTCCGGCAATATGATTTTTGACATTCCAACTACCGTTGCTGTCCTTTCAAATGGCATGACATTGGAGGCAGGGGATATTATTGCTACAGGAACGCCAGAAGGGGTTGGTATCGGGTTCAACCCACCCAAATACCTTGCCCCAGGCGACGAAGTCACCATCTTCTCAGCGCAACTCGGTGAACTGATCAACGTTGTCTCTTAA
- a CDS encoding FadR/GntR family transcriptional regulator, producing MTQSGEIKAHIIIQNHILEQVRAGELAAGNQLPSERALAKQFQTSRTSVREALRTLEAIGIVETRLGSGTYVTDKASSTDIESMATDLGSQSSPFEVIEARLCIEPFLTKLAAVRGTESEIEYLLQCIEEATVKKGTTLETIMNFEYWDGEFHLTIAKMAKNQPLLTLATSLHSVRTEKLWGSMKQMSLTVEGRMDHYASQHSSIYQAIKDHRPAVAAQFAQEHLKVIQHNLLEIPD from the coding sequence ATGACCCAATCGGGAGAAATCAAAGCGCACATTATCATTCAGAATCACATCTTAGAGCAAGTGCGCGCCGGAGAATTGGCTGCAGGTAACCAACTACCTTCTGAACGGGCGCTTGCGAAGCAATTTCAGACAAGTAGAACCAGCGTTCGCGAAGCCTTGCGTACGTTGGAGGCCATAGGCATCGTCGAAACGAGATTAGGCAGCGGAACCTATGTCACGGACAAAGCGTCCTCCACAGACATTGAGTCGATGGCAACGGATCTGGGCTCCCAGAGTAGTCCCTTCGAGGTCATTGAAGCTCGTCTTTGCATCGAGCCGTTTTTGACAAAACTCGCTGCAGTGCGTGGTACAGAGAGCGAGATCGAATACCTGTTACAGTGCATCGAAGAAGCCACTGTAAAAAAGGGGACGACACTCGAGACAATCATGAACTTTGAGTATTGGGATGGCGAGTTCCACCTTACCATCGCGAAAATGGCCAAGAATCAGCCGCTGTTGACCCTTGCAACCTCCTTGCACTCGGTTCGTACAGAGAAACTATGGGGGTCAATGAAGCAAATGAGCCTCACAGTCGAAGGGCGCATGGACCACTATGCGTCGCAACATTCAAGTATCTACCAAGCCATCAAGGACCATCGACCGGCTGTGGCTGCTCAATTCGCTCAGGAGCATCTCAAAGTCATTCAGCACAATCTGCTCGAAATTCCAGATTAA
- a CDS encoding alpha/beta fold hydrolase — MKTDVNGVSHSYEVRGNGSEVILFIHGLGGTRNFWYPQIQTLARTFTVISYDLRGSGRSGLSDEAYSMAGWVDDAIALLDELRVEQVHIVAHSMGTVIAQYFAVHHPHRTRSLTLVGPIVEIGPAGKDGLRNRANTVREQGMDAVADSICEGGLSAATKGAHPEIVALIRDMLMSQPAEGYARSCEALAAASAIDHSQVNVPVLLIAGDEDNTSPYAVSRRLAGAFPNAKAITLPQCGHWLSLEQPGLVTSALHDFLIRA, encoded by the coding sequence GTGAAAACAGATGTAAACGGTGTCTCTCATTCCTATGAAGTTCGTGGTAATGGTTCAGAAGTGATTCTGTTCATACACGGACTCGGCGGGACCAGAAACTTTTGGTATCCACAGATTCAGACGCTAGCAAGAACATTTACAGTGATATCTTACGACCTTCGTGGCTCCGGGCGATCCGGCCTTTCAGACGAAGCCTACTCCATGGCAGGTTGGGTAGACGATGCGATTGCGTTGCTAGATGAGTTACGGGTCGAACAAGTGCATATTGTCGCTCACTCGATGGGAACTGTGATCGCTCAATATTTCGCCGTTCATCACCCACATCGAACACGGAGCCTCACCCTTGTTGGACCGATTGTTGAAATCGGACCCGCTGGCAAGGATGGATTACGCAACCGCGCTAACACGGTTCGTGAACAGGGCATGGATGCGGTTGCCGACTCGATTTGTGAGGGAGGTTTGTCGGCTGCGACGAAAGGGGCTCATCCGGAGATAGTCGCACTGATTCGAGATATGTTAATGAGTCAACCTGCCGAAGGATATGCTCGCTCTTGTGAGGCATTGGCAGCCGCCAGTGCGATTGACCATAGTCAAGTCAACGTCCCAGTTCTATTGATTGCGGGTGACGAGGATAACACTTCTCCATACGCAGTATCAAGGCGGTTGGCTGGCGCCTTCCCGAACGCAAAGGCGATTACGCTGCCTCAATGTGGGCATTGGTTGTCGCTTGAACAGCCCGGTCTAGTGACAAGTGCTCTCCATGATTTTCTCATTCGTGCCTAA
- a CDS encoding amidohydrolase family protein: MGIILFKNGFMIDGTGNAPVANVDVLVKDNEILDVGRDLSTKTYDFNWQDVDVMELSGKTIMPGMTEAHTHLTWADSLYIQDIDQKPIEETMVDAILNAEILINSGFTSCVSAAARGRVDIAIKRAINKGRLVGPRMLSNGAEVSASGGFVDLWPNHFQIHGLAIFADGEDAVRRTVRSLYKEGADLVKLNVSGESLSANARGEMTLYTYKEVRAAVEEAEARGKRVYTHARSSESVKHCVRAGVHIIGHADFIDDEAFEMLVEAKERLFVVPAMNWLVSTLEHGAEYFGQEALDATGYAEGLEISVRNMNRLYKAGVRVLPGGDYGFAWCPHGGYARDLEHFVKLVGMTPMDAIVAATKYGSEIMLTPDKSGTIEAGKWADLLVVDGNPLDDITLLQNKSKLRVVMKDGKFIKNSLENSPVVVLN; encoded by the coding sequence ATGGGCATTATATTGTTCAAAAACGGGTTCATGATTGACGGAACCGGCAATGCCCCAGTTGCAAATGTCGATGTCCTTGTAAAGGACAACGAGATCTTGGATGTGGGCAGAGACCTTAGTACGAAAACGTATGATTTCAACTGGCAAGACGTCGACGTCATGGAGTTGAGTGGGAAAACGATTATGCCTGGCATGACGGAAGCCCACACACATCTGACGTGGGCTGACTCCCTTTATATTCAGGATATTGACCAGAAACCAATTGAAGAAACCATGGTTGATGCGATCTTAAATGCGGAAATTCTGATTAACAGCGGATTTACCTCGTGTGTAAGCGCTGCCGCTCGCGGTCGCGTTGACATCGCTATCAAACGAGCTATCAACAAGGGTAGGTTAGTGGGGCCGCGAATGCTCTCGAATGGCGCGGAAGTATCTGCGAGCGGCGGTTTCGTGGACCTGTGGCCAAATCATTTCCAGATTCACGGTCTGGCCATTTTTGCCGACGGAGAAGATGCAGTGCGCCGAACCGTTCGCAGTCTATACAAAGAGGGCGCCGATCTCGTCAAGCTCAATGTTAGCGGTGAGTCACTGTCAGCAAACGCACGCGGTGAAATGACTTTGTACACATATAAGGAAGTGCGGGCAGCAGTCGAGGAAGCAGAAGCTCGAGGTAAACGAGTTTACACACATGCTCGCAGTTCGGAGTCTGTGAAACATTGTGTACGTGCCGGTGTTCATATTATCGGCCACGCCGACTTTATCGACGACGAGGCCTTTGAGATGCTGGTTGAAGCGAAGGAACGGCTGTTCGTCGTACCAGCAATGAACTGGCTTGTCTCCACGTTGGAACACGGTGCCGAGTATTTTGGCCAAGAGGCACTTGATGCTACTGGGTACGCCGAAGGACTGGAAATCTCCGTTCGCAATATGAATCGGCTTTATAAAGCGGGTGTGCGCGTATTGCCAGGGGGAGATTACGGTTTCGCTTGGTGCCCGCACGGCGGCTACGCACGTGATTTAGAACACTTCGTTAAACTGGTCGGTATGACTCCGATGGATGCGATTGTCGCCGCGACCAAGTACGGAAGCGAAATTATGTTGACGCCAGACAAGAGCGGCACCATTGAGGCTGGAAAATGGGCGGATCTGTTGGTGGTCGATGGTAATCCATTGGACGACATTACGCTGTTGCAAAATAAGTCGAAGTTACGTGTCGTGATGAAGGACGGCAAGTTTATCAAGAACTCTCTCGAGAACAGCCCAGTAGTTGTCCTGAATTAA